The genomic interval atttggtgtcctcctcggttgtcttccattaagtccactttggctcaaacagtgacggatggtgcgatctgacactgatgtaccttgaccttggagttcacctctaatctctttggaagttgttctgggctctttggttaccattcgtattatccgtctcttcaatatgtcatcaattttccccttgcggccacgtccagggaggttggctacagtcccatggaccttaaacttctgaataatatgtgcagctgtagtcacaggaacgtcaagctgcttggagatggtcttatagcctttacctttaacatgaaggtctataatgttctttctgatctcctgagacaactctctccttagctttctgtggtccatgttcagtgtggtacacaccatgatgctaaacagcacagtgactacttttcaccctttaaataggcagactgactgattacaagtttgaagatacctgtgatgctaattacaggacacaccttagtttaatatgtccctatggtcacattattttacatcttttctaggggtaccatcattttttgtccaggtcagtttcattagtttgttttttaaaatgattctgttgaaccacaattcaaaaacaatgtctgattttcattagttcattttcagtaaatttttatttattattacttttgtcagtttcaagttatttcagtgaccattgtgggtttttctctctttaacggaacgttaccaacaactttgcctacgtctgtatatactatatacttagacttgcctaaaatggctcttttgatagtaaaggttgctgacccctgatatAGGTGGAGCTCAGTTAGTAGGTTATTCtctaactagaaaatgcatttcctgctgaaaatgtgtgggaatgctgacagctgaaatgtattgcaaagcattgctgaaaatgcagaaatgtgaaatgacttgcctaaaaatgttaaagctcaaatgcattgcactgcactgctgaaaaCCCTAGAAGATGAAGTGTACAACTGGCagagttggaagctgaactgcattagctaaagaagctaagacctgaaatacattgctagaaaagctggaagctaaactgtaatactgtcaaaagtGGTAAATTTGAATTTCCCTGAATAGGTggaaagaagaaatgctttgtatgtatatcagacagatgaactgcattgctaaacacaaacagagactgAATCAGCATTCCCACAATAATGCATCCTATTTTTAAGACATGTTTTGTATGTCAAATCTGTGAACCTACTAGTTACTGTAGCTGTCAGATAAACactaggcagtatatatttttggcatcattgggcaaaaattccataataacctttcagcatattgtaattcaagtgttctgagagataactagacttctgctcctcctcatggctctgtttacaggctttagaaataTAGCCCGTGACGGaggctttgaccaatcacaggtcatttcagagagagagcgttcctatcggctgtgctccggtcatgtgaccggtacttgacGCTCCTTCACcaaatttcacaatggcgggggcgtcacaaactttctcactttacagctaaaccgtgcactacaagatgattctgaaaacatctgaggagagaaataggcattaacgtaacataatattgattcatatttgatcagcgctgactagtttgaccgtttggtcagagttcagagtgattgacagccggctctcatagacggcagatggacagcagacctcagatcagctcttactgcttgttttcctccggtctgtaaaatcttacagatgccattaggagcaccggaggacacagaggaacatgatttttttcatgttacCTGTTTcttgtactactgtcacgatatagcgaccgttttataaaaataactttttttaatcatatttgctccaatctcgcctactgatgctttaaagtaccaaacataaaagtacacattatgcagaataatgtatattattggattatacttattgatgcattaatgtgttcatcactttaatgttgcagctggttcaggcggagctcattttaatgactttatatactgctgggtagtttaatctataataatacatcatttattagttgattatattttgtattaataatctgaagtaagtacaatatttccctctgagagtAGAAAGTATCAGATCATGGAAATACTCGAGTAaattacaagtacctcaaaattgtacttaagtacagtacttgagtaaatgtacttagttactttccacaactgagtacatgttatactgttgtgttttacatagcgaccgttttatgaaaataactttttttttaatcaatatttgctccaatctcgcctacttcagctgtTAAGCGGAACGTCTGAAGCGTTGGCGTTTGTTTCCGTCAGTGCTGCTTCTATAGGAGCACCGAGTGAACCGGATGTTGTGTGAATGACCGCTGTAGATGGAGCTCCACATGTCGCGGtgtagttattagttattaggACATGTTTAAGGACATGTTGTTCTACCGGGTTGTAGCACACTGACTGATCGTTACTGGCTGTGCCCGTGTTTACTGaagctttatttatatgaatgtagtaacacagtagaggaggagaagatgatGATGTCTCTGAGTGTTCGGATGTTATTGGGTCACATTCAACGGTGTCGTCCAGCTGCAAACCAGACAGGTGAGTTATAGTTATTTACCTTAATGTAGCTACACAGGTGAGTTATAGTTATTTACCTTAATGTAGCTACACAGGTGAGTTATAGTTATTTACCTTAATGTAGCTACACAGGTGAGTTACAGTTATTTACCTTAATGTAGCTACACAGGTGAGTTACAGTTATTTACCTTAATGTAGCTACACAGGTGAGTTACAGTTATTTACCTTAATGTAGCTACACAGGTGAGTTACAGTTATTTACCTTAATGTAGCTACACAGGTGAGTTACAGTTATTTACCTTAATGTAGCTACACAGGTGAGTTACAGTTATTTACCTTAATGTAGCTACACAGGTGAGTTACAGTTATTTACCTTAATGTAGCTACACAGGTGAGTTACAGTTATTTACCTTAATGTAGCTACACAGGTGAGTTACAGTTATTTACCTTAATGTAGCTACACAGGTGAGTTAATACCGGGATGTATCACAGCTCAGTTTAAAGCTACCTAACGTGACATGCTGGTATCCTGGTTTCATTCTATGTCTAGAgaatgttttgtttggtttccaTAAAGGTAACAGTAATATCAAAgaacattatattattaatctgatTATTCTCTTAGCTAAATTTCATAAACATAAATCAAAATTTAGTAAATCTAAACCttcattttttgtatttgaacATGAAACCAAACAGTACATTAAATTGATTCTCTAGAGACGGTAACTTTATGCACCTCCTTTAGTATATTGATCTAGATGTTTATTTATCCCTGGCTTTGTACTTGTAAGCTGTTTATCTCCAAGCATCTGTAATTTGTCTTGTTGTTCCTTTTACAGTTTTGCACATGTCTTTGTAATGAACCTGGAAAACGTGCCATGCTGGTGTTTCTCTCTAACCTTTGTGTTTATTATGTTGTCTGTTTACCAGCTCGGTGTCTGAGTCAGGCAGCCTCTCAGCCGGAGCCGAGCTCAGATGAGAACGAAGAGGTGAACCCGACCTTTGAGAACAGAAACCCCCGGAACCTGGAGCAGCTGGCTCTGGCTGTGAAGGACCGCGGCTGGAGGACGATCTGGCCTCACCGGGAGTTCTACCACAGGTCTGTGTGTTGTTActattaataacattattatcataaaatatttatgaaataaattatgtataaatatataaatacatttataaaatgtatttatatatattttatttttttaaatattgttttatacttccttctatggttcatattttgttactttgtttagctcttatttaactgttagctgatgcttcttgttttttgcactatccccccctttgctgctgtacactgcaaatatcttatcttatatggaTAGAGGTGCATCGTAATAGCGGTTTTGTAAAATCAtaaatcaagtgtttttttcatttttcgtGTAGATGTCCATCACACTGTCAAACAGcgttgttaagttatgactttattctcgtattacgactttttttcataagTCATATTACAAGATTAAAGTCgcaatataacgagaataaagtcataactttgagaaaaaaattaaataacacataaaattactactttataatattatgactttattctcgaaatctgatttttttttttcctcaatgtggccctaatactccgtcgtactgtcgtaccatagacctacaacaatgataaataaaaatgaaaatgtaaacaaagaaactTATTCATTATCATTTTCATAAATCCAcggggagccactggagaggttgctgacccctgatctaaacGGTCAGACACCAACATATcgtaaagagctcatagtaccccgTTATCCCACTAGAACACTgcgctcccagaatgcagcaggGTTACTTGCGgttccaaaagtagaatgggagtcAGAGTCTTCAgctatgtttatttatttatacacaaATTAAGATTACAcaacaatacataaataaatatacagtgtaGGAACAGACAACAAACCctctgggcttatctgaagcctccacctagagacaagattaatatacagagataatatgactacatactAGTGATGACAAACAATCAGAACAAGATATCaattatataataacaataacaatacaatatatttaaaaaaataatcacatctGCTCCGTTTCCTcccgctgcagctttaagtccCACTGAAACTGAGACTGAGCTTATTTTAAAGGGAGACATGAGAGCTGAACGACAAATCACAACTACATAAATTCCTCTTTACCAAGACTTTTATCCTACAGATAGAAATTCCCGTTATTCTTCCTCTCACCCTCATCTGTTTGTCTCTCCGGTGTCTTCAGGTTAGAGTTTTCTCGCTCTCAGCATCACGCGACGGCACACGTGTTCTCCAGCAGCTCTCCCGTCCCGGTGCTCTCCTGCTCCACTAAGGAGTGGGCGCTGAAGAAGGAGCTGGCTTCCACCAGCTGCGTGGCGGCGAGTCAGGCCGTGGGCGAGGTGCTGGCACATCGATGCCAGCAGGCGGGCATCACCAGGATGGTGTACAGGGCGATTCCCTGGACGTACCGCTCTGATGCTGTAAGTACACGCAGCACAAACTGCTGTTAGAaaattgatttgttttatttttcatcacCTGCTTCatgtttctcttcttttttcacAGGTTCAGTCGTTCAGGAGAGCTCTGAAAGAGGGAGGAATCACCCTCAGTGAACCCAGAAGGAAATACATCGGTACCGGTTAGGTGTCATCTATCACATCTgttattcagtaaaaatgtccTCTGTATTTGTTACTCTCTGCTCTTCTGTGAATTATGACTATACGGTTATTAAGATGACAATATAGAGAGAAATGAGTGATGAAAGTAAGGTTGCTTATCCCTGTGTTAGTTTAAACTTGCACTAATAGTGCCCTGATATCTGCCCTACACCTCAAAGCAATGtgaatatcaaaatatgtatttataaaaataCGAGAGGCTTTAAAATACAAAGTGGTCATAGGCAGAAATTTCACACAGATACCTTTTGAAAAGAAAGTTACTCTTACCTAATAAGGTAATATATGATGGTATGTTGGCACAGTTCATTGATTAAGAAACTTTGTACACAAAAATCAATAAAGTTGGTGCAGTAAAGCACGATGTGTGaagtgcatttttttaatgttaactCTCCGAGACTGTTTACTTTCTGTAGCTTAGAGCTAGAGGGacggtactggtatcatatgaaactagaaatcaaACCATCGGTACCAGTTAGTCCTAATAGTAGCCGTTTCATATCATGATACTTTACCTTACTGTATAAAATTACTGGTTGTAGCTTccaggataatcacagcctcatgaaactttacaaactAGAGACTGAGAGCATTCACAGGATGGAGGCTTTCTGAGGTATATTGACACCTGTGAACgggatatctcaggaacgccttgagggaatttccaaaaatttggcacaaacgtccatttGGATCAATAGTGAAGGTCactgacctcacaaaacacgtttttggccataattcaagAATTAACATCCTAATTTtgaacaatttcacacaaatgtctaacaggataaaatgatgaattgatgacatactatgctatgacttttttcatgaaatctttcaacatactatactatgacttttttcatgactttttttaaaaaaactatactatgacttttttcataaaaacttTCAAAAatctatactatgatttttccataaaatatctcaaaaaaactatactatgactttttgttcataaaatctttcgacatactatactatgactttttttcataactttTCGAAAAACtatacaatgacattttttcattcattttttcaaaaaactacactgacttttttcataatttttcgacatattatacacCGACTTttcttcatgacatttttcaaaaaactatactatgactttttttcataaaatatttaaaaaaactatactatgactttttcataaaagtttttcaaaaactatactatgactttttttcataaaagttttcaaaaactatactgacttttttttcataaaatatttccaaaaactatactatgactttttttcatgacatttttccaaaaactactatgacttttcataaaatttttcaaaaactatactatgacttttttttcataaaatatttcaaaaaactatacaatgccattttttcattcattttttcaaaaaactacactgacttttttcataaaatttttcgacatactatacaccgacttttctttgacatttttcataaaactatactatgactttttttcataaaatatttcaaaaaaccatactatgactttttcataaaagttttcgacataccatactatgactttttttcatatttttaaaaaaactgactttttcatgacattttttcaaaaactatactgacttttttttcataaaatatttcaaaaaactatactatgactttttttcatgacatttttcaaaaaactataatatgactttttcataaaatttttcaaaaactatactatgattttttctcataaaatatttcaaaaaactgactttttcataaaatttttcaaaaactatactatgacttttttttcataaaatatttcaaaaaactactatgactttttttcataaaatatttcaaaaaactatactatgacttttcttcataAAACTTTTCgaaaaactatactatgacattttttcattcattttttcaaaaaactacacttttttcataaaatctttcgacatactatacaccgacttttctttgacatttttcaaaaaactatactatgacatttttttcattcaattttcgacatactatactatgacttttttcataaaatttttcaaaaactatactatgactttttttcataaaaattttcaaaaactatactgactttttttcataaaatatttaaaaaaactatactatgactttttttcatgacatttttcaaaaaactatactatgactttttcataaattttttcaaaaactatactatgattttttctcataaaatatttcaaaaaactatactatgacatttttttcattcaattttcgacatactatactatgacttttttcataaaatatttcaaaaaactactatgactttttttcataaaatttttcaaaaactatactatgacttttttcatgaaatttttcaacatactatactaatacttttttttcataaaagttttcgacatactatactatgactttttttcataaaatttttcaaaaactatactatgactttttttcataaaagttttcaaaaactatactgacttttttttcataaaatatttccaaaaactatactatgactttttttcatgacatttttccaaaaactatactatgacttttcataaaatttttcaaaaactatactatgacttttttttcataaaatatttcaaaaaactatacaatgccattttttcattcattttttcaaaaaactacactgacttttttcataaaatttttcgacatactatacaccgacttttctttgacatttttcataaaactatactatgactttttttcataaaatatttcaaaaaaccatactatgactttttcataaaagttttcgacataccatactatgactttttttcatatttttaaaaaaactgactttttcatgacattttttcaaaaactatactgacttttttttcataaaatatttcaaaaaactatactatgactttttttcatgacatttttcaaaaaactataatatgactttttcataaaatttttcaaaaactatactatgattttttctcataaaatatttcaaaaaactgactttttcataaaatttttcaaaaactatactatgattttttttcataaaatatttcaaaaaactactatgactttttttcataaaatatttcaaaaaactatactatgacttttcttcataAAACTTTTCgaaaaactatactatgacattttttcattcattttttcaaAAAAccacttttttcataaaatctttcgacatactatacaccgacttttctttgacatttttcaaaaaactatactatgacatttttttcattcaattttcgacatactatactatgacttttttcataaaatttttcaaaaactatactatgactttttttcataaaaattttcaaaaactatactgactttttttcataaaatattttaaaaaactatactatgactttttttcatgacatttttcaaaaaactatactatgactttttcataaattttttcaaaaactatactatgattttttctcataaaatatttcaaaaaactatactatgacatttttttcattcaattttcgacatactatactatgacttttttcataaaatatttcaaaaaactactatgacttttttttcataaaatttttcaaaaactatactatgacttttttcatgaaatttttcaacatactatactaatacttttttttcataaaagttttcgacatactatactatgactttttttcataaaatttttcaaaaactatactatgactttttttcataaaaattttcaaaaactatactgactttttttcataaaatatttaaaaaaactatactatgactttttttcatgacatttttcaaaaaactatactatgactttttttcataaattttttcaaaaactatactatgattttttctcataaaatatttaaaaaaactatactatgacatttttttcattcaattttcgacatactatactatgacttttttcataaaatatttcaaaaaactatactatgacttttttttcataaaatatttcaaaaaactatactatgactttttttcataaaaattttcaaaaaactatactatgactttttcataaaatatctcaaaaactatactatgacttttttcatgacatttttcaaaaaactatactatgactttttttcattcattttttgaaaaaactacactgacttttttcatgacatttttcaaaaaactatactatgacttttcataaaatatctcaaaaaactatactatgactttttgttcataaaatctttcgacatactatactatgacttttcataaaacatttcaaaaaactatactatgactttttttcataaaatatttcaaaaaactatactatgacttttttttcataacatttttcaaaaaactatactgactttttttcataacatttttcgacatatacaccgactttttttcatgacatttttcaaaaaactgactttttttcataaaatatttaaaaaaactgacttttttttcataaaatttttcaaaaactatactatgacttttttttcataaaatatttcaaaaaactatgacttttttttcataaaatttttcaaaaactatactatgacttttttttcataaaatatttcaaaaaactatac from Sebastes fasciatus isolate fSebFas1 chromosome 10, fSebFas1.pri, whole genome shotgun sequence carries:
- the mrpl18 gene encoding large ribosomal subunit protein uL18m, which gives rise to MMMSLSVRMLLGHIQRCRPAANQTARCLSQAASQPEPSSDENEEVNPTFENRNPRNLEQLALAVKDRGWRTIWPHREFYHRLEFSRSQHHATAHVFSSSSPVPVLSCSTKEWALKKELASTSCVAASQAVGEVLAHRCQQAGITRMVYRAIPWTYRSDAVQSFRRALKEGGITLSEPRRKYIGTG